The Opisthocomus hoazin isolate bOpiHoa1 chromosome 35, bOpiHoa1.hap1, whole genome shotgun sequence genome contains a region encoding:
- the CHCHD5 gene encoding coiled-coil-helix-coiled-coil-helix domain-containing protein 5, whose protein sequence is MQAALEITARYCRDEMEQYGRCVASSPASWQSDCHRLRLSMSRCTAAHPIVRQIRQDCAEPFAAFEQCLKENQASVVNCSEHVNAFLLCADRVKLST, encoded by the exons AT GCAGGCGGCCCTGGAGATCACGGCGCGCTACTGCCGTGACGAGATGGAGCAGTACGGGCGGTGCGTGGCCTCCAGCCCGGCCTCCTGGCAGAGCGACTGTCACCGGCTCCGCCTCAGCATGTCCCGCTGCACCGCCGCTCA CCCGATCGTGCGGCAGATCCGTCAGGACTGCGCGGAGCCGTTCGCCGCCTTCGAGCAGTGCCTGAAGGAGAACCAGGCCTCCGTCGTGAACTGCAGCGAGCACGTCAACGCCTTCCTGCTCTGCGCTGACCGGGTGAAGCTCTCCACGTGA